The Paraburkholderia sp. ZP32-5 genome includes a window with the following:
- a CDS encoding dipeptide ABC transporter ATP-binding protein — protein sequence MPTSSHTARPLIETLPPQRVLAVDDLTVAFRRSGSTFNAVRNLSFTVERGETLAIVGESGSGKSVTSLALMRLIEHGGGRVAGGAIAFRRRDGSVLDLAKASSGTTRTIRGADIAMIFQEPMTSLNPVFTVGDQISEAIALHQGKSHDAARAETVRLLELVRIPEAKRVAARFPHQLSGGMRQRVMIAMALSCKPALLIADEPTTALDVTIQAQILQLIRGLQDEMNMGVIFITHDMGVVAEVADRVLVMYRGEKVEEGAADALFAAPSHPYTKALLAAVPRLGSMQGTDQPARFPILSVEQAGANGADAAVQPAAAVAAETQPLVRDDTPPILRVRDLVTRFPVRSGLFGRMTGRVHAVEKVSFDLRPGETLALVGESGCGKSTTGRSLLRLVESQSGSIEFGGKDISSLTGPALQALRRDIQFIFQDPFASLNPRLTVGFSIMEPLLVHGVAQGAEAQARVAWLLEKVGLPADAARRYPHEFSGGQRQRIAIARALALNPKVVIADESVSALDVSVQAQIVNLMLDLQRELGVAYLFISHDMAVVERISHRVAVMYLGQIVEIGPRRAVFEAPQHPYTKKLMSAVPVADPARRHAKRMLAADEIPSPIRALDDEPAVAPLVAVGPDHFVARHRVGGAY from the coding sequence GTGCCGACTTCATCGCACACCGCCCGCCCGCTTATCGAAACCTTGCCGCCGCAGCGCGTGCTCGCGGTCGACGATCTGACGGTCGCGTTCCGCCGTAGCGGCTCGACGTTCAACGCGGTGCGCAACCTGTCGTTCACGGTCGAGCGCGGCGAGACGCTGGCGATCGTCGGCGAATCGGGCTCGGGCAAATCGGTCACGTCGCTCGCGTTGATGCGGCTGATCGAGCACGGCGGCGGACGCGTAGCAGGCGGCGCCATCGCGTTCCGGCGCCGCGACGGCAGCGTGCTCGATCTGGCGAAAGCGTCGTCCGGCACGACGCGCACGATTCGCGGCGCCGACATCGCGATGATCTTCCAGGAGCCGATGACGTCGCTGAATCCGGTCTTCACGGTCGGTGATCAGATCAGCGAGGCGATCGCATTGCATCAGGGCAAGAGCCACGATGCCGCGCGCGCTGAAACCGTGCGCCTGCTCGAACTCGTGCGGATTCCCGAGGCGAAACGGGTGGCCGCGCGCTTTCCGCATCAACTGTCGGGCGGCATGCGTCAGCGCGTGATGATCGCGATGGCGCTGTCGTGCAAACCCGCGCTGCTGATTGCCGACGAGCCGACCACCGCGCTCGACGTGACGATCCAGGCGCAGATCCTGCAACTGATCCGCGGCTTGCAGGATGAGATGAACATGGGCGTGATCTTCATCACGCACGACATGGGCGTGGTCGCCGAAGTGGCCGACCGCGTGCTCGTGATGTATCGCGGCGAGAAAGTGGAGGAGGGCGCCGCGGATGCGCTGTTCGCCGCGCCGTCGCATCCTTATACGAAGGCGCTGCTCGCCGCGGTGCCGCGTCTCGGTTCGATGCAGGGCACCGATCAGCCGGCGCGCTTTCCGATTCTGAGCGTCGAGCAGGCCGGCGCGAACGGGGCCGATGCCGCGGTGCAACCGGCTGCCGCGGTCGCCGCAGAAACGCAGCCGCTGGTGCGCGACGACACGCCGCCGATTCTGCGCGTGCGCGATCTGGTCACGCGCTTTCCGGTGCGAAGCGGACTGTTCGGCCGCATGACAGGTCGCGTGCATGCGGTCGAGAAAGTCAGCTTCGATTTGCGGCCCGGCGAAACGCTGGCGCTGGTCGGCGAATCCGGCTGCGGCAAGTCGACCACCGGCCGCTCGCTGCTGCGCCTTGTGGAAAGCCAGAGCGGCTCGATCGAGTTCGGCGGCAAGGACATCAGCTCGCTGACCGGCCCCGCATTGCAGGCGCTGCGACGCGACATCCAGTTTATTTTTCAGGACCCGTTCGCATCGCTGAATCCGCGCTTGACCGTGGGTTTTTCGATCATGGAGCCGTTGCTCGTGCATGGTGTCGCGCAAGGCGCCGAGGCGCAGGCGCGCGTCGCATGGCTGCTCGAAAAAGTCGGCTTGCCGGCCGATGCCGCGCGCCGCTATCCGCATGAATTTTCCGGCGGCCAGCGTCAGCGTATCGCGATTGCGCGCGCGCTCGCGTTGAATCCGAAGGTGGTGATCGCTGACGAATCGGTGTCCGCGCTCGATGTGTCGGTGCAGGCGCAGATCGTCAATCTGATGCTCGATTTGCAGCGCGAACTCGGCGTCGCGTATCTGTTCATTTCGCACGACATGGCGGTGGTCGAGCGCATCAGTCATCGCGTCGCGGTGATGTATCTCGGCCAGATCGTCGAAATCGGGCCGCGCCGCGCGGTGTTCGAGGCGCCGCAGCATCCGTACACGAAGAAGCTGATGAGCGCGGTGCCGGTCGCCGATCCCGCGCGCCGGCACGCGAAGCGCATGCTCGCCGCCGATGAGATTCCAAGCCCGATCCGCGCGCTCGACGACGAGCCGGCGGTCGCGCCGCTCGTCGCGGTCGGGCCGGACCATTTCGTCGCGCGGCATCGCGTGGGTGGCGCGTATTGA
- a CDS encoding isoaspartyl peptidase/L-asparaginase family protein yields the protein MNSNAVIAIHGGAGTILRASMSASAEADYHAALNAVLAAGQRVLADGGSALDAVSEAVRLLEDCPLFNAGHGAVYTSAGTHELDAAIMDGRTLDAGAICCVTHVRNPILAARRVLEHSDHVLFTGEGAEAFAAAQGLEFVDNSYFDTDARYRQWQIAREQQRPMLDHDGATLAAAAATSGSSEPTPHEPIDPNRKFGTVGAVALDRHGHVAAATSTGGVTNKQVGRVGDTPLIGAGCYADDATCAVSTTGSGEMFMRMVAAYDVAAQMAYREISLEEAAHDVVMNRLPKIDGRGGLIAVDVRGNVTLPFNTEGMYRGFARLGVAPVTAIYR from the coding sequence ATGAACTCCAACGCAGTCATTGCCATTCACGGCGGGGCAGGCACGATCCTGCGCGCATCGATGTCGGCCAGCGCCGAAGCCGACTATCACGCGGCGCTCAACGCGGTGCTCGCCGCCGGTCAGCGCGTGCTCGCCGATGGCGGCAGCGCGCTCGACGCGGTCAGCGAAGCGGTGCGTCTGCTGGAAGACTGCCCGCTCTTCAACGCGGGTCACGGCGCGGTCTATACGTCGGCCGGCACGCACGAGCTCGACGCCGCGATCATGGACGGCCGTACGCTCGACGCCGGCGCGATCTGCTGCGTGACGCACGTGCGCAATCCGATTCTGGCCGCGCGCCGCGTGCTGGAGCACAGCGACCATGTGCTCTTCACCGGCGAAGGCGCGGAGGCATTCGCGGCCGCGCAGGGTCTCGAGTTCGTCGATAACAGCTACTTCGACACCGATGCGCGCTATCGCCAGTGGCAGATCGCGCGCGAGCAGCAACGCCCGATGCTCGATCACGACGGCGCGACGCTCGCGGCCGCGGCCGCAACGTCGGGCAGCAGCGAGCCCACGCCGCACGAACCGATCGATCCGAACCGCAAGTTCGGCACCGTCGGCGCGGTCGCGCTCGACCGGCACGGTCACGTGGCCGCGGCGACCTCGACGGGCGGCGTCACCAACAAGCAGGTTGGGCGCGTCGGCGACACGCCGCTGATCGGCGCGGGCTGCTACGCGGACGACGCGACCTGCGCAGTGTCGACCACCGGCTCCGGCGAAATGTTCATGCGGATGGTCGCCGCCTATGACGTCGCCGCGCAGATGGCCTATCGCGAGATCTCGCTCGAAGAAGCCGCGCACGACGTCGTGATGAATCGCCTACCGAAGATCGACGGACGCGGCGGCCTGATCGCCGTCGACGTGCGCGGCAACGTGACGTTGCCGTTCAATACCGAGGGTATGTACCGCGGCTTCGCGCGGTTGGGCGTTGCGCCGGTGACGGCGATCTATCGCTAA
- a CDS encoding MurR/RpiR family transcriptional regulator — MIHHPSAVSNPAEQAIAARIVAALPTLTPIHRRMGDYVLANLFRAATMRIDELASAVGASVASANRFARALGFDGYPQFREALVRGFEATLAPVERLRSAQESLAAGDDLVDASLEQAANNLHATRTSIDRATADAAVDAIIAARRVFIVGFGASAFLAGLMEHGLLPYHDYVRSLAVSGGPSHAARHLVRSNDGDLLIGIAFPRYVEDTIELARRAAGRGARVLALTDGPRSPLAQFADLALYVRADRRLASNADSAVLAVIEALCDAVAYRAQRSVKAAADVSEFVLPWLFDPQSGVASSADEPARSPGKSARPKDGKAVGSKAKSTETKSTETKRTETKSLEAKAQRVEPKRTEAQRAKLSRAEPEAATAAAHSRNPRTTRTPHSKR; from the coding sequence ATGATTCATCACCCGTCCGCTGTTTCGAATCCCGCCGAGCAGGCGATTGCCGCGCGCATCGTCGCGGCGCTGCCGACGCTCACACCGATTCACCGGCGCATGGGCGACTACGTGCTCGCCAATCTGTTTCGCGCGGCGACGATGCGGATCGACGAACTGGCGAGCGCCGTCGGCGCGTCGGTCGCGAGCGCGAACCGCTTTGCGCGCGCGCTCGGCTTCGACGGCTACCCGCAGTTTCGTGAAGCGCTGGTGCGCGGCTTCGAGGCGACGCTCGCGCCGGTCGAGCGGCTGCGCAGCGCGCAGGAATCGCTCGCGGCCGGCGACGATCTGGTCGATGCATCGCTCGAGCAGGCCGCCAACAATCTGCACGCGACCCGCACGTCGATCGACCGCGCAACGGCCGACGCCGCCGTCGACGCGATCATCGCCGCGCGCCGCGTGTTCATCGTCGGTTTCGGCGCGAGCGCGTTTCTCGCGGGGCTGATGGAGCACGGCTTGCTGCCGTATCACGACTACGTGCGCTCGCTCGCGGTCAGCGGCGGCCCGTCGCATGCGGCGCGGCATCTGGTGCGCTCGAACGACGGCGATCTGCTGATCGGCATCGCGTTTCCCCGTTACGTCGAAGACACGATCGAACTCGCGCGCCGCGCGGCCGGCCGCGGTGCGCGCGTGCTCGCGCTGACCGACGGCCCACGCTCGCCGCTCGCGCAATTCGCCGACCTCGCGTTGTATGTCCGCGCCGACCGGCGGCTCGCATCGAATGCCGATTCGGCCGTGCTGGCCGTGATCGAAGCGCTGTGCGACGCGGTCGCGTATCGCGCGCAACGCTCGGTGAAGGCGGCCGCCGACGTCAGCGAATTCGTGCTGCCGTGGCTGTTCGATCCGCAAAGCGGGGTGGCCAGTAGCGCGGATGAGCCGGCGCGATCGCCGGGCAAAAGCGCACGGCCGAAGGACGGCAAGGCCGTGGGCAGCAAAGCGAAGAGCACGGAAACGAAAAGCACGGAAACAAAGCGGACGGAAACGAAAAGCCTCGAAGCGAAAGCTCAACGCGTCGAGCCCAAACGCACCGAGGCCCAACGCGCGAAACTCAGCCGCGCCGAACCCGAGGCCGCGACGGCCGCCGCACATTCCCGCAATCCCCGAACAACCCGCACTCCACACTCCAAACGATGA
- a CDS encoding MFS transporter, with protein sequence MSATPSSSSSSSATAAPRLSGAFRRLAWSNLCAQSAEQISLAAAPLVAVFALGASARDTGLLQTAQTLPFLLLSIPLGVWADRRSRRVLMTLAESVRVCAMLGVLLLVLTHTLNLPLLAALGFVAATGTVAYNVAAPSLVPSIVPREAYAIANGRLELARSVAYSAGPALGGLLVGWIGAGWAYGGAAALSALAVALLAGLREPPRAATPARHFMLELRDGTRFVLRDPLLLPMLATAVFFNLGFFILQAVYVPYAVHRLGLGASAVGVTLGAYGVGMVCGALAAPAIARRLAFGRMLIIGPCCGLLASLVMVATLVAPSFWLALASFFLLGAGPILWVVGSTTLRQAITPERMMGRVSALISTATYGARPVGALLGAALSARWNVDACLVAAALAFVVQALIIVMSPAARLMRIPEPGVEASAAAC encoded by the coding sequence ATGTCCGCCACGCCATCATCGTCTTCTTCATCTTCGGCTACCGCTGCGCCCCGGTTGTCCGGCGCATTCCGGCGCCTCGCCTGGTCGAACCTGTGCGCGCAATCGGCCGAGCAGATCAGCCTCGCCGCCGCGCCGCTGGTCGCGGTGTTCGCTCTCGGCGCGAGCGCGCGCGATACCGGTCTGCTGCAAACCGCGCAGACGCTGCCGTTTTTGCTGCTGTCGATTCCGCTCGGCGTGTGGGCCGACCGCCGCTCGCGACGCGTGTTGATGACGCTCGCCGAAAGCGTGCGCGTGTGCGCGATGCTCGGTGTGCTGCTGCTGGTGCTCACGCATACGCTGAATCTGCCGCTGCTGGCCGCGCTCGGCTTCGTCGCCGCGACCGGCACGGTGGCCTACAACGTTGCGGCGCCATCGCTGGTGCCGTCGATCGTGCCGCGCGAGGCCTACGCGATTGCCAACGGCCGGCTCGAACTCGCGCGCAGCGTCGCGTATTCGGCCGGACCGGCGCTTGGTGGTTTGCTGGTCGGTTGGATCGGCGCGGGCTGGGCGTATGGCGGCGCGGCGGCCTTGTCCGCGCTCGCCGTCGCCTTGCTCGCGGGCTTGCGCGAGCCGCCGCGCGCGGCCACGCCAGCGCGCCATTTCATGCTGGAGTTGCGCGACGGCACGCGCTTCGTGCTGCGCGATCCGTTGCTGCTGCCGATGCTCGCGACCGCCGTGTTCTTCAACCTCGGCTTCTTCATCCTGCAGGCGGTGTATGTGCCGTACGCGGTGCATCGCCTCGGGCTCGGCGCGTCGGCGGTCGGCGTGACGCTCGGCGCGTACGGCGTCGGCATGGTGTGCGGCGCGCTTGCCGCGCCCGCGATCGCGCGGCGTCTCGCCTTCGGCCGCATGCTGATCATCGGGCCATGCTGCGGTCTGCTCGCGTCGCTGGTGATGGTGGCGACGCTCGTCGCGCCGTCGTTCTGGCTCGCGTTGGCGAGTTTCTTTCTGCTCGGCGCCGGGCCGATCCTGTGGGTCGTCGGCTCGACGACGCTGCGTCAGGCGATCACCCCCGAACGGATGATGGGCCGCGTGTCCGCGCTGATCAGCACCGCCACCTATGGCGCGCGTCCGGTGGGCGCGCTGCTCGGCGCGGCGCTCAGCGCGCGATGGAACGTCGATGCGTGTCTGGTCGCGGCGGCGCTTGCGTTTGTCGTGCAGGCGCTGATCATCGTGATGTCGCCGGCCGCGCGGCTGATGCGGATCCCGGAGCCGGGTGTCGAAGCAAGTGCAGCGGCGTGCTGA
- a CDS encoding pseudouridine synthase, with translation MNLESILFTQGFGSRRQCRALIGDARVTIDGAVCADADADFAITGDTFRFTVDGVEWPYREHAYLLLNKPVGYECSRDPQHHLSVFSLLPPQFAERGVQCVGRLDQDTTGLLLLSDDGKFVHQFTSPKRKVPKLYVATTRHPLDDAQLIALRDGVLLHGESKPSAALDAEARDTHTLAMSVLEGKYHQVKRMIAAAGNRCEALHRERIGGLVMPATLAPGAWQWLDAAGLDALRSG, from the coding sequence ATGAATCTCGAAAGCATCCTCTTTACCCAGGGTTTCGGTTCGCGCCGGCAATGCCGCGCGTTGATCGGTGACGCGCGCGTCACCATCGACGGCGCCGTCTGCGCCGATGCCGACGCCGATTTCGCCATCACCGGCGACACGTTTCGCTTCACTGTCGACGGCGTCGAATGGCCGTATCGCGAGCACGCGTATCTGCTATTGAACAAGCCCGTTGGCTACGAATGCTCGCGCGATCCGCAGCATCATCTGAGTGTGTTCAGTCTGCTGCCGCCGCAATTCGCCGAGCGTGGCGTGCAGTGCGTCGGCCGCCTCGATCAGGACACCACCGGCCTACTGCTGCTCTCCGACGACGGCAAGTTCGTGCATCAGTTCACATCGCCCAAACGCAAGGTCCCCAAGCTGTACGTCGCGACCACGCGCCATCCGCTCGACGACGCGCAACTGATCGCGCTGCGTGACGGCGTGCTATTGCATGGCGAGAGCAAACCGAGCGCCGCGCTCGATGCCGAGGCGCGCGATACCCACACGCTTGCGATGAGCGTGCTCGAAGGCAAATACCATCAGGTCAAGCGGATGATCGCGGCGGCCGGCAACCGCTGCGAGGCACTGCATCGCGAGCGGATCGGCGGCCTCGTCATGCCCGCGACGCTCGCGCCCGGCGCATGGCAATGGCTCGACGCCGCCGGTCTCGACGCGCTGCGCAGCGGGTAA
- a CDS encoding sugar nucleotide-binding protein: MKATRNFRRPRVLIVGCGDVGMRCVPLLRPRAHVFALTSHAARCAELRAAGVTPLVGDLDDRRSLKRLAGLAPTVLHLAPPQKSGDGDQRTRALLATLARPGFARACAAGLAPRAGARLGASAARRTAGFAALPAVTPIGRIRRKCASYRDAETPGIVPDGVWRTAAARVPTRIVYASTTGVYGDCGGAWIDETRTTRPANARAKRRVSAESQLRRATARGSVSASIARIPGIYARSRLPLARLERRTPALVDVDDVYTNHIHADDLAAILVRLATHGRPARTIHASDDSSLKMAAYFDAVADTFGLARAPRITRAQAETQIEPMLLSFMRESRRLVNRRLKQELRVRLRYPDVEDFLSEVAKASG, from the coding sequence ATGAAAGCGACACGAAACTTCCGCCGGCCGCGCGTACTGATCGTTGGATGCGGCGACGTCGGCATGCGCTGTGTGCCTCTGTTGCGGCCGCGCGCACATGTCTTCGCATTGACGAGCCATGCCGCGCGTTGCGCGGAGCTGCGCGCCGCGGGCGTGACGCCGCTCGTCGGCGATCTCGACGACCGGCGCAGCCTCAAACGGCTCGCGGGTCTCGCGCCGACGGTGCTGCATCTCGCTCCGCCGCAGAAGTCCGGTGACGGCGACCAGCGCACGCGCGCGCTGCTTGCGACACTCGCGAGGCCGGGCTTCGCGCGGGCTTGCGCGGCGGGCCTCGCACCTCGTGCCGGCGCTCGCCTCGGCGCCTCTGCCGCACGCCGAACGGCCGGTTTCGCAGCGCTGCCGGCGGTGACGCCGATCGGGCGAATACGCCGCAAGTGTGCTTCATATCGGGACGCTGAAACACCCGGTATTGTACCCGACGGGGTGTGGCGGACCGCCGCCGCGCGCGTGCCCACGCGGATCGTCTACGCCAGTACGACGGGCGTCTACGGCGACTGCGGCGGCGCGTGGATCGACGAAACGCGCACGACGCGGCCGGCCAACGCGCGCGCGAAACGGCGCGTATCGGCGGAGTCGCAATTGCGGCGCGCGACCGCGCGCGGCAGCGTAAGCGCGAGCATCGCGCGGATTCCGGGCATCTATGCGCGCAGCCGTCTGCCGCTCGCGCGGCTCGAACGACGCACGCCCGCGCTCGTCGATGTCGATGACGTCTACACCAATCACATCCACGCCGACGACCTCGCCGCGATTCTCGTGCGCCTCGCGACACATGGACGACCCGCGCGCACGATCCACGCATCCGACGATTCGTCGCTGAAAATGGCCGCGTACTTCGATGCGGTCGCCGATACGTTCGGCCTTGCGCGCGCGCCGCGCATCACGCGCGCGCAAGCGGAAACCCAGATCGAGCCGATGCTGCTGTCGTTCATGCGCGAATCGCGACGGCTCGTGAACCGGCGTCTGAAACAGGAATTGCGCGTGCGTTTGCGCTATCCGGACGTCGAGGATTTTCTGAGCGAAGTGGCGAAGGCGAGCGGCTAG
- a CDS encoding CDP-6-deoxy-delta-3,4-glucoseen reductase: MAFNVTLRQSGRQFQVEQDEPVLSAALRQGIGLPYGCKNGACGSCKGTVVSGEVEQRAHSSSALSNDEKTRGMALLCCATACSDLEVDIREVAGVGDVQVKKLPCRVNAIERKADDVIVVKLQLPANERLQYLAGQYLEFILKDGKRRSYSMANAPHVEGPIELHIRHMPGGAFTDHVFSTMKERDILRFEAPLGTFFLREDSDKPIVLLASGTGFAPLKAIVEHTVFKNITRPITLYWGARRKKDLYLLELAEQWAREIPNFKFVPVLSEPDASDAWTGRTGFVHRAVIEDLPDLSGYQVYACGAPVMVESAVRDFTQHHGLPEDEFYADSFTSAADLANAV, encoded by the coding sequence ATGGCATTTAACGTCACGCTCCGGCAAAGCGGCCGGCAGTTTCAGGTAGAACAGGACGAACCGGTGCTCTCCGCCGCCCTGCGTCAAGGCATCGGCCTGCCGTACGGCTGCAAGAACGGCGCGTGCGGTTCGTGCAAGGGCACCGTCGTGAGCGGCGAAGTCGAGCAACGCGCGCATTCGTCGTCGGCGTTGTCGAACGACGAAAAGACCCGCGGCATGGCGCTGCTGTGCTGCGCGACCGCCTGTTCCGATCTCGAAGTGGACATCCGCGAAGTGGCCGGTGTCGGCGACGTGCAAGTGAAGAAGCTGCCGTGCCGCGTCAACGCGATCGAGCGCAAGGCCGACGACGTGATCGTCGTCAAGCTGCAACTGCCCGCCAACGAACGTCTGCAATATCTGGCCGGCCAGTACCTCGAATTTATCCTGAAGGACGGCAAGCGCCGCAGCTATTCGATGGCGAACGCGCCGCACGTCGAAGGCCCGATCGAATTGCATATCCGCCATATGCCCGGCGGCGCCTTCACCGACCACGTGTTTTCGACGATGAAGGAGCGCGACATCCTGCGTTTCGAAGCGCCGCTCGGCACGTTCTTCCTGCGCGAAGACTCGGACAAGCCGATCGTGCTGCTCGCGTCGGGCACCGGCTTCGCGCCGCTGAAGGCGATCGTCGAGCACACGGTGTTCAAGAACATCACGCGGCCGATCACGCTCTATTGGGGCGCGCGCCGCAAGAAAGACCTGTATCTGCTCGAACTCGCCGAGCAGTGGGCGCGCGAGATTCCGAACTTCAAATTCGTGCCGGTGCTCTCCGAGCCGGATGCTAGCGACGCATGGACAGGCCGCACGGGCTTCGTGCATCGCGCGGTGATCGAAGATCTGCCCGATCTGTCGGGCTATCAGGTCTATGCATGCGGTGCGCCGGTGATGGTCGAGTCGGCGGTGCGCGATTTCACGCAGCATCACGGTCTGCCCGAAGACGAGTTTTACGCGGACTCGTTCACGAGCGCCGCCGACCTCGCGAACGCGGTCTGA
- a CDS encoding acetylornithine transaminase has protein sequence MNFNEYPIESLMYITNRPEVVFTHGKGSWIYDNNGKRYLDFIQGWAVNSLGHCNDGMIEALNTQAKLLFNPSPAFYNEPMARLAGLLTQHSCFDKVFFTNSGAEANEGAIKLARKWGKKFKDGAFEIITFDHSFHGRTLATMSASGKPGWDTIYAPQVPGFPKADLNDIASVEKLINAKTVAVMLEPIQGEGGVIPASREFMQQLRELTKKHNLLLIVDEVQSGCGRAGTLFAYELSGVEPDIMTLAKGIGGGVPLGALLCKAAVEVFEAGDQGGTYNGNPLMTAVGYSVISQLVAPGFLEGVQARGEYLRTKLLELSEERGFEGERGEGLLRALLLGKDIGNQIVEKAREMQPDGLLLNAARPNLLRFMPALNVTTEEIDQMLAMLRSVLDSL, from the coding sequence ATGAATTTCAATGAATATCCGATCGAGTCGCTGATGTACATCACGAACCGGCCCGAAGTCGTTTTCACGCACGGCAAGGGCTCGTGGATTTACGACAATAACGGCAAGCGCTATCTGGATTTCATTCAGGGCTGGGCGGTCAACAGTCTCGGCCATTGCAACGACGGCATGATCGAGGCGCTGAACACGCAGGCAAAGCTGCTGTTCAACCCGTCGCCGGCGTTCTACAACGAGCCGATGGCAAGGCTCGCGGGCCTGCTCACGCAGCACAGCTGCTTCGACAAGGTGTTCTTCACGAACAGCGGCGCCGAGGCGAACGAAGGCGCGATCAAGCTCGCGCGCAAGTGGGGCAAGAAATTCAAGGACGGCGCGTTCGAGATCATCACGTTCGATCACAGCTTCCACGGCCGCACGCTCGCGACGATGTCGGCGAGCGGCAAGCCGGGCTGGGACACGATCTACGCGCCGCAAGTGCCGGGCTTCCCGAAGGCGGACCTGAACGACATCGCGTCGGTCGAAAAGCTGATCAACGCGAAGACCGTCGCGGTGATGCTCGAACCGATTCAGGGCGAAGGCGGTGTGATCCCGGCGTCGCGCGAATTCATGCAGCAACTGCGCGAGCTGACGAAGAAGCACAACCTGCTGCTGATCGTCGATGAAGTGCAAAGCGGTTGCGGCCGCGCGGGCACGTTGTTCGCGTATGAGCTGTCGGGCGTCGAGCCGGACATCATGACGCTCGCCAAGGGCATCGGCGGCGGCGTGCCGCTCGGCGCGCTGCTGTGCAAGGCAGCCGTCGAAGTGTTCGAAGCCGGCGACCAGGGCGGCACCTACAACGGCAATCCGCTGATGACCGCGGTCGGCTATTCGGTGATCTCGCAACTGGTCGCGCCGGGCTTCCTCGAAGGCGTGCAGGCGCGCGGCGAATATCTGCGCACGAAGCTGCTCGAACTGTCGGAAGAGCGCGGCTTCGAGGGCGAGCGCGGCGAAGGTCTGCTGCGCGCGTTGCTGCTCGGCAAGGACATCGGCAACCAGATCGTCGAAAAGGCTCGCGAGATGCAACCGGACGGTCTGTTGCTGAACGCGGCGCGCCCGAACCTGCTGCGCTTCATGCCGGCGCTGAATGTGACCACCGAAGAGATCGACCAGATGCTGGCGATGCTGCGTTCGGTGCTCGACTCGCTGTAA
- a CDS encoding GNAT family acetyltransferase, with the protein MTTNTTLSIRRFDAADTDAVVALWQQAFPEYRDMTRPQRNPHLSIANKLATQPELFFVAVLDERIVGTVMGGYDGHRGWMYSLAVDQAVRRHGIGTRLVAHVESALTVLGCPKLNLQVLSAKADLQAFYEALGYRADAVISLGKRLGEFAEAAPAG; encoded by the coding sequence ATGACGACCAACACGACGCTATCGATCCGCCGCTTCGACGCGGCTGACACCGATGCCGTGGTCGCACTGTGGCAGCAGGCTTTTCCCGAGTACCGGGACATGACGAGGCCGCAGCGCAATCCGCATCTGTCGATCGCCAACAAGCTCGCGACGCAGCCTGAGCTGTTCTTCGTCGCGGTGCTCGACGAACGCATCGTCGGCACCGTGATGGGCGGCTACGATGGGCATCGCGGCTGGATGTATTCGCTGGCGGTCGATCAAGCGGTGCGACGTCATGGCATTGGCACGCGGCTCGTTGCGCACGTCGAAAGCGCGCTGACCGTGCTGGGCTGTCCGAAGCTGAATCTGCAGGTGCTGTCCGCGAAGGCCGATCTTCAGGCGTTCTATGAGGCGCTCGGTTATCGCGCCGATGCGGTGATCAGTCTCGGCAAGCGGCTCGGCGAATTCGCGGAGGCGGCACCGGCTGGTTGA
- a CDS encoding ABC transporter ATP-binding protein: protein MLKIKGLQVNYGGIQAVKGIDLEVGQGELVTLIGANGAGKTTTMKAITGLKAYAAGDIEYMGQSIKGLPAHELLKRGLAMVPEGRGIFARMSIVENMQMGAYLRNDKDEIEKDVDRMFGFFPRLKERASQYAGTLSGGEQQMLAMARAIISRPKLLLLDEPSMGLSPIMVEKIFEVVRLISSEGMTVLLVEQNARLALQAANRGYVMDSGLVTMSGDAKQMLDDPKVRAAYLGE, encoded by the coding sequence ATGTTGAAAATCAAGGGCCTGCAGGTCAACTACGGTGGCATCCAGGCGGTCAAGGGCATCGACCTCGAAGTCGGGCAGGGCGAACTGGTCACGCTGATCGGCGCGAACGGCGCGGGCAAGACCACGACGATGAAGGCGATCACCGGCCTGAAGGCGTACGCGGCGGGCGACATCGAGTACATGGGCCAGTCGATCAAGGGGCTGCCCGCGCACGAGCTTCTGAAGCGCGGTCTCGCGATGGTGCCGGAAGGACGCGGCATCTTCGCGCGCATGTCGATCGTCGAGAACATGCAGATGGGCGCGTATCTGCGCAACGATAAGGACGAAATCGAGAAGGACGTCGACCGTATGTTCGGCTTCTTCCCGCGTCTGAAAGAGCGTGCGTCGCAGTACGCGGGCACGCTGTCGGGCGGCGAGCAGCAAATGCTGGCGATGGCGCGCGCGATCATCTCGCGGCCGAAGCTGTTGTTGCTCGATGAACCGTCGATGGGTCTGTCGCCGATCATGGTCGAGAAGATCTTCGAAGTGGTCCGGCTGATTTCGTCCGAAGGGATGACCGTGCTGCTGGTCGAGCAGAACGCGCGTCTCGCGCTGCAGGCAGCGAATCGCGGCTATGTGATGGACTCGGGTCTCGTCACGATGTCGGGTGACGCGAAGCAGATGCTCGATGATCCGAAGGTCCGGGCGGCTTATCTGGGTGAATAA